One genomic segment of Terrihabitans soli includes these proteins:
- the rpsA gene encoding 30S ribosomal protein S1, whose product MNATATATKSKKDSAPSREDFAALLEQSFAEQDLAEGSVIKGTVTAIEKDVAVIDVGLKTEGRVALREFGGHGREHGLKVGDEVEVYLERIENALGEAVISRDKARREESWVKLEEAFNKNEKVEGVIFNQVKGGYTVDLDGAVAFLPRSQVDIRPVRDVGPLMNMPQPFQILKMDRRRGNIVVSRRTVLEETRAEQRQELVQNLEEGQVIDGVVKNITDYGAFVDLGGIDGLLHVTDIAWRRVNHPTEVLNIGQTVKVKIIKINHETHRISLGMKQLLADPWEGIEAKYPVGTRFSGRVTNITDYGAFVELEPGIEGLIHVSEMSWTKKNVHPGKIVSSSQEVEVQVLEVDSSKRRISLGLKQTLQNPWEAFAEKYKQGTEVEGEVKNKTEFGLFLGLDGDVDGMVHLSDLDWNRPGEVAIEDYKKGDMVKAVVLDVDVEKERISLGIKQLGGNPVSSSAAAGGGELKKNAVVTVEVVEVQDGGLEVKLVDGGASAYIRRADLARDRNDQRPERFSVGQKVDARVTSADKKTGKIGLSIKAQEVAQEKEAMEKYGSSDSGASLGDILGAALKQRSDDKSED is encoded by the coding sequence ATGAACGCGACTGCTACCGCCACCAAGTCCAAAAAGGACTCCGCCCCGTCCCGCGAAGATTTCGCGGCCCTCCTCGAACAGAGCTTCGCCGAACAGGATCTGGCTGAAGGCTCCGTCATCAAGGGCACCGTCACCGCCATCGAAAAGGATGTCGCGGTCATCGATGTGGGGCTCAAGACCGAAGGGCGCGTTGCGCTCCGCGAATTTGGCGGCCACGGCCGCGAGCACGGCCTGAAGGTCGGCGACGAAGTTGAGGTCTATCTCGAGCGCATCGAAAACGCGCTCGGCGAAGCCGTCATCTCCCGCGACAAGGCCCGCCGTGAAGAGAGCTGGGTCAAGCTCGAAGAAGCTTTCAACAAGAATGAGAAGGTCGAAGGCGTCATCTTCAACCAGGTCAAGGGCGGCTACACGGTCGATCTCGACGGTGCCGTGGCCTTCCTGCCGCGCAGCCAGGTCGATATCCGCCCGGTGCGCGATGTCGGTCCGCTGATGAACATGCCGCAGCCCTTCCAGATCCTGAAAATGGATCGCCGCCGCGGCAACATCGTCGTCTCGCGCCGCACGGTGCTCGAAGAGACGCGTGCCGAACAGCGTCAGGAACTTGTGCAGAACCTCGAAGAGGGTCAGGTCATCGATGGCGTCGTCAAGAACATCACCGATTACGGTGCGTTCGTTGACCTCGGCGGCATCGACGGCCTGCTGCACGTCACCGACATTGCATGGCGCCGCGTCAACCATCCGACCGAAGTTCTGAACATCGGCCAGACGGTGAAGGTGAAGATCATCAAGATCAATCACGAGACGCACCGCATCTCGCTCGGCATGAAGCAGCTGCTCGCCGATCCGTGGGAAGGCATCGAAGCGAAATACCCTGTCGGTACGCGCTTCTCGGGCCGCGTCACCAACATCACCGACTACGGCGCGTTCGTCGAACTGGAGCCGGGCATCGAAGGCCTGATCCACGTTTCCGAAATGTCGTGGACCAAAAAGAACGTGCACCCCGGCAAGATCGTCTCCTCCTCGCAGGAAGTCGAAGTGCAGGTGCTCGAAGTCGACAGCTCCAAGCGCCGCATTTCGCTCGGTCTCAAGCAGACCCTGCAGAATCCGTGGGAAGCTTTCGCCGAGAAGTACAAGCAGGGCACCGAGGTCGAAGGCGAGGTCAAGAACAAGACCGAATTCGGCCTGTTCCTCGGTCTCGACGGCGATGTCGACGGCATGGTCCATCTCTCCGACCTCGACTGGAACCGTCCGGGCGAAGTCGCGATCGAGGACTATAAGAAGGGCGATATGGTCAAAGCGGTCGTTCTCGACGTCGACGTCGAGAAGGAGCGCATCTCGCTCGGCATCAAGCAGCTCGGCGGCAATCCGGTTTCGTCCTCGGCGGCTGCCGGCGGCGGCGAGCTGAAGAAGAACGCTGTCGTGACAGTTGAAGTCGTCGAAGTTCAGGACGGCGGCCTCGAAGTGAAGCTCGTGGATGGCGGCGCCAGCGCTTACATCCGCCGTGCCGATCTCGCCCGCGACCGCAACGATCAGCGCCCCGAGCGCTTCTCGGTCGGCCAGAAGGTCGATGCGCGCGTCACCTCCGCCGACAAGAAGACCGGCAAGATCGGTCTGTCGATCAAGGCGCAGGAAGTCGCGCAGGAGAAGGAAGCCATGGAGAAGTACGGTTCGTCCGACTCCGGCGCTTCGCTCGGCGACATTCTCGGCGCCGCGCTCAAGCAGCGTTCGGACGATAAGAGCGAAGACTAA
- the cmk gene encoding (d)CMP kinase translates to MIVAIDGPAASGKGTLGKRIARHYGLAHLDTGLLYRAVAYQLIQAGKPLTDEAEAAIAARKLDVETLDDETLRGAEMGAAASKVAAFPGVRAALVQLQRAFAARPEGAVLDGRDIGTVICPDADAKLFVTASAEERANRRFKELASRGDPITFDEVLADIRARDERDTNRAVSPLRQAEDAALLDTTKMDIDAAFRAAVAIVDAATS, encoded by the coding sequence ATGATCGTTGCGATCGACGGGCCGGCGGCCTCCGGCAAGGGCACGCTCGGCAAGCGCATCGCCAGGCATTATGGCCTCGCCCATCTCGATACCGGGCTGCTCTACCGCGCCGTCGCCTATCAGCTCATTCAGGCCGGCAAGCCGCTGACCGACGAGGCGGAGGCGGCCATCGCCGCCCGCAAGCTCGATGTCGAGACGCTGGACGACGAGACCCTCCGGGGCGCCGAAATGGGGGCTGCGGCCTCCAAAGTTGCGGCCTTTCCGGGGGTCCGGGCCGCCCTTGTCCAGCTGCAGCGGGCCTTTGCCGCCCGGCCCGAGGGGGCCGTGCTCGACGGGCGCGATATCGGCACGGTTATCTGCCCGGATGCCGATGCCAAGCTGTTTGTCACCGCCTCGGCCGAAGAGCGGGCCAACCGCCGGTTCAAGGAACTGGCCTCGAGGGGCGATCCCATCACTTTTGACGAGGTTCTGGCCGATATCCGGGCCCGGGACGAGCGGGACACCAATAGGGCGGTTTCCCCTCTGAGGCAGGCTGAGGACGCAGCCTTGCTCGATACCACTAAAATGGATATAGACGCGGCGTTCCGGGCGGCTGTTGCCATTGTCGACGCCGCGACAAGCTGA